Proteins encoded in a region of the Stieleria neptunia genome:
- a CDS encoding lysophospholipid acyltransferase family protein: MHHPRHLAEFAALKFLSNLVNVLPQSAALKLGSVVAPVGFQIGRNRRLAAEQRIRQVFRDLSEVDATRIARQSYRDLVWHLIEILRTPKVTRKWVEQNTLIDQDDRRRLDGAVALDRGCILAVPHLANWDLAGIALEQLGYPMTFIYRNQKNPLFNRHLNAMRRHIGSETIERDDPMLFRKTIRSLRKGNIIAILVDLRSRQNDLKVPFLGHTADLARGLGLMAHVAGCPVLPAYTTRPAGGRLQLHFKASIMPNRKMDRNADAERIMRATIPPLEAAIRANPEQYFWFNKRWVLEPIDNQSADGITAGRAY, from the coding sequence ATGCATCATCCAAGACACCTTGCGGAATTTGCCGCCCTAAAATTTTTGTCCAATCTGGTCAACGTGCTGCCCCAAAGCGCGGCTCTGAAGTTGGGCAGTGTCGTTGCGCCTGTCGGTTTTCAAATCGGTCGGAATCGACGATTGGCGGCCGAGCAGAGGATCCGCCAGGTCTTCCGCGACCTCTCCGAAGTCGACGCTACACGGATCGCGCGACAATCCTATCGCGATTTGGTATGGCATCTGATCGAGATCTTGCGCACCCCCAAAGTCACGCGAAAATGGGTGGAACAAAACACACTGATCGATCAAGACGATCGTCGACGACTCGACGGTGCGGTGGCGCTCGATCGCGGTTGTATCCTGGCGGTTCCACACTTGGCCAATTGGGATTTGGCCGGCATCGCCCTGGAGCAGCTCGGTTATCCGATGACGTTCATCTACCGCAATCAAAAAAATCCGCTGTTCAATCGTCACCTGAACGCGATGCGCAGACACATCGGCAGCGAAACCATCGAGCGCGACGATCCGATGCTGTTTCGCAAAACGATTCGGTCGCTGCGAAAGGGCAACATCATCGCGATCCTCGTTGACCTGCGTTCCCGTCAAAACGACTTGAAGGTTCCGTTCCTCGGCCATACCGCCGACCTGGCCCGCGGATTAGGGCTGATGGCACATGTCGCCGGATGCCCGGTCCTTCCCGCCTATACAACTCGACCAGCCGGCGGCCGTCTGCAACTGCATTTCAAAGCGTCGATCATGCCGAATCGAAAAATGGACCGCAATGCCGACGCGGAACGCATCATGCGAGCAACGATTCCGCCGTTGGAGGCGGCGATCCGCGCCAATCCGGAACAATACTTTTGGTTCAACAAAAGATGGGTGCTCGAACCAATCGACAATCAATCAGCAGACGGAATCACGGCAGGAAGGGCTTATTGA
- a CDS encoding IS110 family RNA-guided transposase, which translates to MTTVYKRFIGVDVASRKLDLFDSVSTEHQMIDNTPEAINAWMKHLRRKRVKTIVVMEATGGYESNLVDALHEADIDCSVCNPAQVRSFAKGIGLIEKNDPIDARMIARFGEVVTPKLREKPSPEERKLKALVHRRDQVLSQQSAERNRLAQARDEEVREVIQEALDFYKRQIVGIEKKIASVIDASGPMSERSALLSSCPGVGTATVAMFLAELPELGSLNRGQIAKLVGVAPIVRDSGQKEGKRSTFAGRSLVRKVLYMAALVATRHNSIMKAFYQRLLAKGKPPKVAIVAVMRKLLVTLNVMVREGTPWREPTLDPAA; encoded by the coding sequence ATGACCACAGTTTACAAAAGATTTATTGGAGTTGATGTTGCAAGCCGCAAACTCGATCTCTTCGATTCGGTATCAACCGAACATCAAATGATCGACAACACACCCGAAGCAATCAACGCGTGGATGAAACACCTTCGTCGCAAGCGTGTCAAGACGATCGTGGTGATGGAAGCCACCGGAGGCTACGAAAGTAATCTGGTGGACGCTTTGCACGAAGCTGACATCGACTGTAGCGTGTGCAACCCCGCGCAGGTGCGATCGTTCGCCAAAGGAATTGGACTGATTGAAAAGAACGATCCGATCGACGCCAGAATGATCGCCCGTTTTGGTGAAGTCGTCACGCCAAAGTTGCGTGAAAAACCTTCTCCCGAAGAACGCAAGCTCAAAGCACTCGTGCATCGACGAGATCAAGTACTCTCGCAACAGTCGGCCGAACGGAACCGCCTTGCCCAAGCCCGTGACGAGGAAGTACGTGAAGTGATCCAGGAAGCGTTGGACTTCTATAAGCGACAAATCGTAGGGATTGAGAAAAAAATTGCCTCGGTGATCGATGCCAGCGGCCCCATGTCAGAGCGATCAGCGCTGCTCTCTTCGTGCCCCGGTGTCGGCACCGCAACGGTCGCGATGTTTCTGGCCGAGCTCCCCGAACTCGGCTCGCTTAACCGCGGCCAAATCGCCAAGCTCGTTGGCGTCGCACCGATCGTCCGTGATAGCGGCCAAAAGGAGGGCAAGCGTAGCACGTTTGCAGGTCGCTCCCTGGTCCGCAAAGTGCTTTACATGGCCGCGTTGGTTGCCACGCGACACAACTCGATCATGAAAGCGTTCTACCAACGCCTGCTGGCCAAAGGCAAGCCGCCGAAGGTGGCGATCGTAGCGGTGATGCGAAAGCTCTTGGTAACGCTGAACGTCATGGTACGCGAAGGAACGCCTTGGCGTGAACCCACTCTCGATCCTGCGGCCTAG
- a CDS encoding sigma 54-interacting transcriptional regulator, whose amino-acid sequence MSDSSLTLPPHDDDSGPNRLPLKGVSTSNGQWSTPVGGIDGGYLVIQSAGRWSDVFRLSAPGQVILGRSSANDIAIRSEKASRQHARVWSTAEGWMIEDLGSRNGTFLSGRRIQAPTALSDGDKIEIAGFSLQFVHQIQSAEGPVASPRPAGATEDHLTLAMEAASITDRRAKSEYLHRDPLTTDSPGTLVQTEQARATLLQLAFDLAGAETAAQAIDMVLDRLAASIPFRSAGAFVVESASRRRAPNRPPQDQQTTDLQANPRSGPDPSMLTLVATRHSNDAAPGSSSYRRPADTAIASVIGPDGQAILARNVSGDRTLATENSQGEIDAVSMILAPVRDREDKLLGMLHLLTTDKDAVLSAPDLEFVLAVAEILAESLRNLRVRGKLDRSLRRSQRQIKTLQKQIGGKVQIVGQSDAVRDIIEKITMVAPTHATVLVRGESGVGKELVASAIHHASGRASAPLVCMNCAALSPSLLESELFGHEKGAFTGATDRKLGKFEAADGGTLMLDEIGEMDAEIQAKFLRVLEGHPFERVGGQSPIKVDVRVVAATNRDLQSMVAEGKFRQDLFYRLHVVEMVVPPLRKRGSDILLLAEHFLAQFNQQMGRRITTISDAAKRMLLDYRWPGNIRELRNVIERAVVLNSGVTIDAEHLLLTPAMSAGTGDAESIAASSPVEISLAELERSHIERVLRHTDGNKSRAASILGIERSTLDRKLKKFDRES is encoded by the coding sequence TTGAGCGACAGCAGCCTCACCTTGCCGCCCCACGACGACGATTCCGGCCCCAACCGCCTGCCGCTGAAGGGGGTTTCCACCTCAAACGGCCAATGGAGCACCCCCGTGGGTGGCATCGATGGCGGTTACCTGGTGATCCAGTCGGCGGGGCGATGGAGCGATGTTTTCCGACTCTCCGCCCCCGGACAAGTCATCCTCGGACGCTCCAGTGCCAACGACATCGCGATCCGCAGCGAAAAGGCGAGCCGCCAGCACGCCCGGGTCTGGTCAACTGCGGAAGGCTGGATGATCGAGGATCTGGGCAGCCGCAACGGCACGTTTCTCTCCGGCCGACGGATCCAGGCTCCGACGGCCCTGTCCGACGGCGACAAAATTGAAATCGCCGGCTTCTCGCTGCAGTTCGTTCACCAGATTCAGTCCGCCGAGGGCCCCGTCGCCTCGCCCCGACCCGCCGGGGCGACCGAAGATCACCTGACCCTGGCGATGGAGGCTGCGTCGATCACCGATCGTCGCGCCAAAAGCGAATACTTGCACCGTGATCCACTGACCACCGACTCGCCCGGAACGCTGGTGCAGACGGAACAGGCCCGCGCAACACTGCTGCAACTGGCGTTCGATCTGGCCGGTGCGGAAACCGCTGCCCAGGCGATCGACATGGTCCTGGACCGTCTGGCCGCATCGATCCCGTTTCGAAGCGCCGGTGCATTCGTCGTCGAATCCGCATCGCGCCGCCGGGCCCCAAACCGTCCGCCGCAAGACCAGCAAACCACCGACCTGCAAGCCAACCCTCGATCGGGCCCAGACCCATCGATGCTGACCTTGGTCGCCACACGTCATTCCAATGATGCGGCGCCGGGATCGAGCAGCTATCGGCGTCCGGCCGACACCGCGATCGCCAGCGTGATCGGTCCAGACGGTCAAGCGATCTTGGCCAGAAACGTTTCCGGCGACCGAACGTTGGCGACCGAAAACAGCCAAGGCGAGATCGACGCGGTCAGCATGATCCTGGCCCCCGTCCGAGATCGCGAAGACAAACTGTTGGGCATGCTGCACTTGCTGACGACGGACAAAGACGCGGTGTTGTCGGCGCCTGATCTGGAATTTGTGCTGGCCGTGGCCGAGATTCTGGCCGAATCGCTGCGCAACCTACGCGTCCGAGGAAAACTCGATCGCTCGCTCCGCCGGTCCCAACGCCAAATCAAAACACTGCAAAAGCAGATCGGCGGAAAAGTGCAAATCGTGGGGCAGAGCGACGCGGTCCGCGACATCATCGAAAAGATCACCATGGTCGCCCCCACTCACGCGACGGTCTTGGTCCGCGGCGAATCCGGTGTCGGCAAAGAACTGGTCGCCTCGGCGATCCACCACGCCAGCGGACGCGCCTCGGCGCCGCTGGTCTGCATGAATTGCGCCGCCCTGTCGCCGTCACTGCTGGAAAGCGAGTTGTTCGGACACGAGAAAGGTGCCTTCACCGGCGCGACCGATCGCAAGCTGGGCAAGTTCGAAGCGGCCGACGGAGGCACGCTGATGCTGGACGAAATCGGCGAGATGGATGCGGAGATTCAAGCCAAGTTTCTACGCGTGCTCGAAGGCCATCCGTTTGAACGCGTCGGCGGGCAAAGTCCGATCAAAGTCGACGTGCGTGTGGTCGCGGCAACCAATCGCGATCTTCAATCGATGGTCGCCGAAGGTAAATTTCGCCAAGACCTGTTCTACCGATTGCACGTCGTCGAGATGGTCGTGCCGCCGCTACGCAAGCGTGGCAGCGACATCCTGTTGCTGGCCGAACATTTTTTGGCACAGTTCAACCAGCAGATGGGCCGGCGGATCACGACGATCAGCGACGCGGCCAAACGGATGCTGTTGGATTATCGCTGGCCCGGAAACATCCGCGAACTCCGCAACGTGATTGAACGCGCGGTGGTTCTCAACTCCGGAGTGACGATCGATGCCGAACACCTGTTGCTGACGCCGGCCATGTCGGCCGGCACGGGCGACGCCGAGTCGATCGCTGCGTCCAGTCCGGTCGAGATTTCGCTGGCCGAGTTAGAACGATCGCACATCGAACGCGTGCTCCGTCATACCGATGGCAACAAAAGTCGCGCGGCGTCAATCTTGGGCATCGAACGCAGCACCCTGGACAGAAAGCTAAAGAAGTTCGATCGTGAATCGTAG
- a CDS encoding DUF1598 domain-containing protein has translation MKLSQARFMIAIAMSCLVAVASLTKAGNFGGGGNNVGGVAIDPAGVVRSATVEENQQLLNLLRNVVTAPAGELAAATDLRLVSLSGLQDAIIEVRKTGARLPSEIRYLAGLTGVDYVLVDKENNDLILAGPAEPWTLSETGSVVGTETGAAILQLEDLVVALRNVENSRAQGISCSIEPTAEGRQRLNAFLGRMKLRPGQNPSVLEAGMKQAFGPQMIKLNGIPATSRYAAILVAADYQMKRLAMAIEDSPVKGLPSYLQLARNTSHAGSMNPRWWMECEYDSLTRNEEGTVWKLTGQGIRTMTEQDAIAADGTATGAGKSDKLAEKWATSMTERFEQLAKEMPVFGDLQNLMDLTVASTLIVQEQLENRAGLELVVFRDQEMLEMPMLDAPQTIAPECSFIKGRSGWVVTASGGVSINAFQIVHDQQVDTSLTNQIASSRTSTWWWNK, from the coding sequence ATGAAACTGAGCCAAGCTCGATTCATGATCGCGATTGCGATGAGCTGTCTCGTTGCAGTCGCCTCGCTGACCAAAGCAGGAAACTTCGGCGGTGGCGGCAATAACGTGGGTGGCGTTGCGATCGATCCAGCCGGCGTGGTTCGTTCGGCGACGGTCGAGGAAAACCAACAACTGCTCAACCTGCTTCGCAACGTCGTCACGGCCCCGGCGGGTGAGTTGGCGGCTGCGACCGATCTGCGACTCGTGTCGCTGTCGGGTTTGCAAGACGCGATCATCGAGGTTCGTAAAACGGGCGCGAGACTTCCCTCAGAGATCCGCTATTTGGCCGGCTTGACCGGCGTCGATTATGTGCTGGTCGACAAGGAAAACAACGACTTGATCCTGGCGGGACCGGCCGAACCCTGGACCCTGTCCGAAACCGGCAGCGTCGTCGGCACGGAAACCGGCGCCGCGATTCTTCAGCTGGAAGACCTGGTCGTCGCACTTCGCAATGTCGAAAACTCACGAGCCCAAGGCATCAGCTGTTCGATCGAACCGACGGCCGAAGGCCGGCAACGTTTGAACGCGTTTCTCGGTCGCATGAAACTCCGGCCCGGACAAAATCCCTCCGTCCTGGAAGCAGGGATGAAGCAGGCATTCGGTCCGCAGATGATCAAGTTGAACGGCATTCCCGCGACCAGCCGCTACGCCGCCATCCTTGTCGCCGCGGATTATCAAATGAAACGGCTGGCGATGGCGATCGAAGATTCACCCGTCAAAGGTCTTCCCAGCTATCTGCAACTCGCCCGTAACACGTCTCATGCCGGCAGCATGAACCCTCGCTGGTGGATGGAATGCGAGTACGACAGCTTGACGCGCAACGAAGAAGGCACGGTCTGGAAATTGACCGGTCAAGGAATCCGGACGATGACTGAACAAGATGCGATCGCCGCCGACGGCACGGCAACCGGTGCCGGAAAGTCCGACAAGCTGGCGGAGAAATGGGCCACATCGATGACCGAACGCTTTGAGCAGCTGGCCAAAGAAATGCCGGTCTTCGGAGACCTGCAAAACTTGATGGATCTGACGGTTGCTTCGACGCTGATCGTGCAGGAACAACTTGAAAATCGCGCGGGACTGGAGCTGGTCGTGTTCCGCGATCAGGAAATGCTGGAGATGCCGATGTTGGATGCTCCTCAAACCATCGCTCCGGAGTGCAGCTTCATCAAGGGACGCAGCGGCTGGGTCGTTACGGCTTCGGGTGGCGTCAGCATCAATGCCTTCCAGATTGTTCATGACCAGCAAGTCGACACCTCGCTGACTAACCAGATCGCCTCCTCTCGGACCAGCACTTGGTGGTGGAACAAGTAG